A window of Benincasa hispida cultivar B227 chromosome 9, ASM972705v1, whole genome shotgun sequence genomic DNA:
AAGATTAAGGTTGTGGAGCCGAGGTATCTGGTAGAGGATATTGAGGCGGTGCAGCAGAGCCATCGTCAAACAGTAAGTGCTACCTTAAATGGGGAGGCACCATCGAACCATGCAGATAAGCGGTAAGAAACTTGAAGTACTCTTGATTGTATTCCGCTATCTGTGGCTGGTGTTGGAAAATCCAATGCGTGCTGCGCTGGTTATTGATGAGTGCTTCCCTTGAGGTTGCAGCACTACTTTGAATCTTGTCGATGTGCTCCATTACGACCTCAAATCGATGTTGCTGAGGGACAAGTTCTTACTATTGGGCAAAGAGGCTTCTCATTTCAGCTAACTCGTAGCTAAAGAGGTGAAGGCTGGTTGTGCCTGCAAAGTCTCACTAGCACCGCTTTGAGGTTGAGTAGATGTGCTGTcgcccaaatcgtgtgggtcatcagcTCCTTATCAAGGCTCGTAGCCCTCtgcttttctttctcttcttctttgagGCGCCTCTTCTCCCTCCGACgcaattttctctcttctttctcttctcttttctttttcttggcCTTTTTATCTTCGtcatcatcctttttctctttgttctttTTTAACTTATGATGATGCGATGACTCCGCCTTCCCATCCTTATGCCCcttactcttcttcttcttcttatcttccTTCTCTGCCTTAGCTTCCTTCTTCAATCTAAATCTGGCATCCTTCTCTGCCTCTACAACCTTCAACTCCTCTTTCTTGGCCTCTGCAGCCTTCAACTCCTCTTTCTTGGCCTCTTCTACCTGTACTTCCCTTGGACTTCATCCATCGCAATGTTAGGAGTTAACGAAACTTCTACTTCTCTGGCTTCTTCAACTGCAATTTCAGTTTCATCTTGTTCAATGATTGCAATCTCCTCTTCTTCCAATTGTGGAGGTTCATCAAATATTTCTGCGATGATGTTGGCCTCCGGGGTTTCTGGGTCTAAAATAtcgctttctttttcttcttctttaaccaCCACTTCTTCCACCACTTCTTCCCCCACTTCTTCTaccaccactactccatccttTATTTTCCTCCGCCACGACCACCATTTTCCTCCTCGTTAGCAGTGGCCTGGGTTTACACCCCCTCGGGCAGTCCTCCTCCTTGCTCCAAAGTGCTCATGATATTACCAAACACCTTCATGTCGTCTCGCCTCTTTCGTTCACTTTTAGTTGAGACGAACGGTGTTGGGGTTGGAAAACTTTCAgtgcttcctcctcttttgaatGCAGGAGGCCTAACGGCCAAGGGGTTTCTCCGGGATCTTCCGGTGGGTCTTGGGGCAGAACGTGTTTAGGTGGCAAGTCGGCGACTGCCAGCCAAGAATGCTGCCTCTTGCATGCCTGCTTGATCAGGGATAAAAGGTGAAACTGGTAGGTTCGAAGCTTGATCGGCCATTGACATAGATTTGAGAAGAAAAGGAGTtctgaaaatttggaaattttggGAGAGAATAAATCTGAGGGCAAAATGTTAGTGTTTTGGGTTGCTGGTAAAGAAATTCAAACGAAGGCGAAgggcctatttataggttgagTCGTGGTGGGGCCCAATGCGATTCGTGTGGCGATTGGCCTCGAGCAGTCCAACAGGCGCGTCATTCCAACTCCCGCATTTATGgaattttcataaaaacatCCTTTCGTCTGCCAAGCCTTAAATGTCGAGGATGGGCAACATCGCATATATCTTCGCAACACACCCTTTAaccaacgcatttctggaggatgcctcgacatagtgcattcggctaaggacgggcaaaggacatatgcGAGCACAACACATCCCTCAACTTAATACAGTTGAATCAGATGATCGCAATGCGTTCCTAGTATGCTCAGGATGCGTCC
This region includes:
- the LOC120084565 gene encoding protein PXR1-like, translating into MKVFGNIMSTLEQGGGLPEGVPREVQVEEAKKEELKAAEAKKEELKVVEAEKDARFRLKKEAKAEKEDKKKKKSKGHKDGKAESSHHHKLKKNKEKKDDDEDKKAKKKKREEKEERKLRRREKRRLKEEEKEKQRATSLDKELMTHTIWATAHLLNLKAVLVRLCRHNQPSPL